From Cucumis melo cultivar AY chromosome 1, USDA_Cmelo_AY_1.0, whole genome shotgun sequence, a single genomic window includes:
- the LOC103489788 gene encoding uncharacterized protein LOC103489788, with amino-acid sequence MRQRRWLELVKDYDCEILYHPGKVNVVADALSRKMSHSAVLITKQAPLHRDVERAEIAVSCCLAEAEQANEFSISSDGGLMLERRLCVPADSAVKTELLTEVAPMRDVLKFENKGKLSPPFVGPFEVYERIGPVDYRLVLPLVFSAVHDVFHVSMLRKYVADLTHVVNFVPLQINENLSYEEQLMEILAREVKMLSNRGIALVKVLWQNHEAEEATRERKDDMRAQYHELFEH; translated from the exons ATGAGACAGAGAAGATGGCTGGAGTTGGTAAAGGATTATGATTGCGAAATTCTGTATCACCCAGGTAAGGTGAACGTGGTAGCTGATGCACTTAGTAGGAAGATGTCACATTCGGCAGTACTTATCACTAAACAAGCTCCTTTGCATAGAGACGTTgagagagctgagattgcagtTTCA TGTTGCCTGGCAGAAGCAGAGCAAGCTaatgagttctccatatcctctgatggtggacttatGCTTGAGAGGCGTTTGTGCGTCCCAGCAGATAGTGCAGTTAAGActgagcttttgactgag gtagcacctatgagggATGTTCTGAAGTTTGAGAATAAAGGGAAGCTAAGTCCACCTTTTGTAGGACCATTCGAGGTATatgagcggattggccccgtagATTACCGTTTGGTGTTGCCTCTTGTGTTTTCTGCAGttcatgatgtattccatgtctctatGTTAAGGAAGTATGTAGCAGATCTGACGCATGTAGTTAACTTTGTGCCATTGCAAattaatgagaacttgagctacgaggaacAACTTATGGAGAttttggcaagggaggtcaagatgCTCAGTAATAGAGGGATTgcactggtcaaagttctttggcaAAACCACGAAGCTGAAGAGGCCACACGGGAGAGGAAGgatgacatgagagcccagtaccatGAGCTGTTCGAGCATTAG